A window of the Vicinamibacteria bacterium genome harbors these coding sequences:
- a CDS encoding efflux RND transporter permease subunit, giving the protein MTLLRRSHQRATAIFLLVAILAAAGLFLALDLPSSIFPSVTFPLVKVIADVGEEPAARMMPTVTRRLEEAIHRVVGVRRVLSTTSRGSTEIAAEFFWGTDMQVALQRVQAEVQRIRPDLPADARIDVEWMNTSVFPVLGYALTSDSRAGAELWDLAEFGLKPRLIRIPGVSQVQIQGGRRREFQVRLDAQGLAGRKLSPADVVDAIRKNNQIQSAGLIEQNHELYLSLVDGRARGLATLSQIAIPVPGGGVPVRLGDLGSIAAGEAVSYIRTTANGRPAVLINIIQQPSANTLTIAQGVADLVKAHPELLPPDVHWSTFYDQAEFIQSSVHGVREAILIGVALAALVLFFFLRDLRVTLVAVATIPLAVALVLLGLAVCGQTVNLMTLGGIAAAIGLVADDAIVVVENIHRHRETGASPDPAQSGTAEILPPLIGSSLSTIVVFLPFALLAGVAGAFFRPLALTMSLALLVSFLLSAFVVPVAARVLERRGGREPVPSTPSRFARLVQFLLRHASVAAVLVLVLLAGGAVLYTRMGTDFLPAMDEGSIILDYWTPPGTALTDTDAMLNEAEKIILSIPDVEGYSRRTGTQLGFFITEPNRGDYIIRLKPRSGRRGVDAVTDDLRQRIHAAEPAIRTDFGQLLEDNIGDLTGGVPQPIDIKVFGEDQATLQEKARRVAEIVRGVQGVEDVFDGIVIAGPALQVRARPLELARHGLTTEDLHEAIQPALVGTVAGDLLIGERVYDIRVFQRPESGLQSLRVRSPSGALLPLETLASLETGPPEAEISRDSLRTYVGVTARLSGRSLGNTVDEIRRKLQASLPLPPGMSIEFGGQYEQQQSSFKGLLGVLVAGLLLVAVILLFEFGDWRAPLLTSLMSITVLTGVFGALMATGMTLNISSFVGAIMMVGIVGENAIFVIHEARQGLRRGDTVPEAWAAAARHRARPVAMTVLATGFALAPLAVALGQGSQLQQPLAIGVIGGFLLSGPIVLLVLPALYCWLDPRGRLGTPSAAVGADIPPSG; this is encoded by the coding sequence ATGACGCTTCTTCGGCGCAGCCACCAGCGGGCCACCGCCATCTTCCTGCTCGTGGCGATCCTGGCCGCGGCCGGCCTTTTTCTGGCCCTCGACCTCCCCTCCTCCATCTTCCCCTCCGTCACTTTCCCCCTCGTCAAGGTCATCGCGGATGTGGGAGAGGAACCCGCGGCCCGGATGATGCCCACGGTTACGCGCCGCCTCGAGGAGGCGATCCACCGCGTGGTGGGGGTGCGGCGCGTGCTCTCCACGACCTCGCGGGGCTCGACCGAGATCGCGGCCGAGTTCTTCTGGGGCACCGACATGCAGGTCGCGCTGCAGCGGGTGCAAGCCGAGGTGCAGCGGATCCGCCCCGATCTCCCCGCGGACGCGCGGATCGACGTGGAGTGGATGAACACCTCGGTCTTCCCGGTTCTCGGCTACGCCCTCACCTCCGACTCCCGTGCCGGGGCCGAGCTGTGGGATCTGGCCGAGTTTGGTCTCAAGCCCCGCCTGATCCGGATTCCCGGGGTCTCCCAGGTGCAGATCCAGGGCGGGCGCCGGCGCGAGTTCCAGGTCCGACTCGATGCGCAGGGCCTGGCCGGGCGCAAGCTATCCCCCGCGGACGTGGTGGATGCCATCCGAAAGAACAACCAGATCCAGTCCGCGGGACTCATCGAGCAAAACCATGAGCTTTACCTGTCCCTGGTGGACGGTCGCGCGCGGGGCCTGGCCACGCTCTCCCAGATTGCGATCCCCGTGCCCGGGGGCGGGGTCCCCGTCCGCCTCGGTGATCTCGGCTCCATAGCGGCCGGGGAGGCCGTCTCCTATATCCGCACCACGGCCAATGGGCGTCCGGCCGTACTCATCAACATCATCCAGCAACCCTCTGCGAACACCCTGACCATCGCCCAGGGGGTGGCCGACCTGGTGAAGGCCCACCCTGAGCTTCTGCCCCCCGACGTCCACTGGAGCACGTTCTACGACCAGGCCGAGTTCATCCAGAGCTCGGTCCACGGCGTTCGGGAGGCGATCCTCATCGGGGTGGCTCTGGCCGCCCTGGTGCTCTTCTTCTTCCTGCGCGACCTGCGGGTAACCCTGGTGGCGGTGGCCACCATCCCCCTCGCGGTGGCGCTGGTTCTCCTGGGGCTGGCCGTGTGCGGCCAGACCGTGAACCTCATGACCCTGGGTGGCATCGCGGCCGCCATCGGACTCGTGGCCGACGACGCCATCGTCGTGGTCGAGAACATCCACCGCCATCGCGAGACGGGCGCCTCTCCCGACCCCGCCCAATCGGGCACGGCCGAGATTCTGCCCCCCCTCATTGGCTCGAGCCTCTCCACCATCGTCGTCTTCCTTCCCTTCGCCCTCCTGGCCGGCGTGGCCGGAGCCTTCTTCCGTCCCTTGGCTCTGACCATGTCGCTGGCCCTGCTGGTCTCCTTCCTGTTGTCCGCCTTCGTGGTGCCGGTTGCGGCCCGGGTCCTCGAGCGTCGAGGCGGGCGGGAGCCGGTGCCCTCCACCCCCTCTCGCTTCGCCCGCCTCGTCCAGTTCCTCCTGCGCCACGCCTCCGTAGCGGCGGTCTTGGTTCTAGTGCTGCTGGCGGGGGGTGCTGTCCTCTACACCCGCATGGGAACCGACTTCCTGCCCGCGATGGACGAAGGCTCGATCATCCTCGATTACTGGACACCGCCCGGGACCGCGCTCACTGACACCGACGCCATGCTCAACGAAGCGGAGAAGATCATCCTCTCCATCCCCGACGTGGAGGGGTACTCCCGACGAACCGGGACCCAGCTCGGCTTCTTCATCACCGAGCCCAATCGCGGGGACTACATCATCCGCCTCAAGCCCAGATCCGGCCGCCGGGGCGTGGACGCCGTGACCGACGACCTGCGCCAGCGGATCCACGCCGCCGAGCCCGCTATCCGCACGGACTTCGGCCAGCTCCTGGAGGACAACATAGGAGATCTGACCGGCGGCGTTCCCCAGCCGATCGACATAAAGGTCTTCGGCGAGGACCAGGCCACCCTCCAGGAGAAGGCACGGCGCGTGGCCGAGATCGTTCGGGGAGTCCAGGGGGTGGAGGACGTGTTCGACGGGATTGTGATTGCCGGACCCGCCCTCCAGGTCCGGGCCCGCCCGCTGGAGTTGGCCCGTCACGGCCTCACCACGGAGGACCTGCACGAAGCCATCCAGCCCGCGCTGGTGGGGACGGTGGCGGGAGACCTGCTGATCGGAGAGCGCGTCTACGACATCCGCGTCTTCCAGCGTCCGGAGTCCGGTTTGCAGAGCCTGCGGGTCCGCTCGCCCTCCGGCGCGTTGCTCCCCCTGGAGACGCTCGCCTCTCTCGAGACCGGCCCTCCCGAAGCCGAGATCAGTAGAGACAGCCTCCGAACCTACGTGGGCGTGACGGCCCGGCTCTCGGGTCGCAGCCTGGGGAACACCGTGGATGAGATTCGCCGCAAGCTCCAAGCCAGCCTCCCCCTGCCCCCCGGCATGTCGATCGAGTTTGGGGGCCAGTACGAGCAGCAGCAGTCCTCGTTCAAGGGGCTCCTGGGCGTGCTGGTGGCGGGTCTGCTCCTGGTGGCCGTGATTCTGCTCTTCGAGTTTGGAGACTGGCGGGCGCCCCTCCTGACCTCGCTGATGTCGATCACCGTCCTCACCGGCGTCTTCGGGGCCCTGATGGCCACGGGCATGACGCTGAACATCTCCAGTTTCGTAGGGGCGATCATGATGGTGGGTATCGTGGGAGAGAACGCGATCTTCGTGATCCACGAGGCGCGCCAGGGCCTCCGGCGAGGAGACACGGTGCCCGAGGCGTGGGCGGCGGCCGCCCGGCACCGAGCACGACCGGTGGCGATGACGGTACTGGCCACGGGCTTCGCCCTCGCCCCCTTGGCCGTGGCCCTGGGCCAGGGGTCACAGCTGCAGCAGCCCCTGGCCATCGGGGTCATCGGCGGGTTCCTGCTCTCCGGCCCGATCGTTCTGCTCGTGCTCCCCGCGCTCTATTGCTGGCTGGATCCCCGGGGGCGTCTCGGGACTCCATCCGCGGCCGTGGGCGCGGACATCCCTCCGTCCGGCTAG
- a CDS encoding sulfatase encodes MIRRFSRAALAAPLLAFLIGCPFSPKRVAYDLAERTGVAERWSAREVLLFGTPGAGPQEAEGFYREAGGGGETFLWAKGEAEIAFQWREAFPREAILDLAPYRGLKAQSAEVRLNGKPVGRLILNDERYRYRVALPAEAQRIGENRLGFLFAATGSPSAADPRNADRRQLAAAFYSLTVGRAGDPTLEDLLGRDAPRPFSVTLVQGAPSLTLVGPSLVRFAIRLPPAAELRFTPDLHPGARAAAGAASFKVTFEDQEQGGRERVIWSRVISAREPRAREVVLGLPGAPGDIVRLGLQVGPAPAERFAWGVWRAPRVLGRGQADSLLAKAPPSSEEGGGAESLRRSLAGCNVLLVILDAARAREFGAYGYARPTTPEIDRIASEGTVFENAFTPAAYTLGAMASVWTSQYPDRHHSEVSFSARLPQDRLTLAELLSARGIFSAAFVANAVAGAGFGFDRGFSEFHEVFRDLGSGAEVFRRAVPPFLAAHRDSRFFAYLHFREPHFPYDPPPPFDTRFGPEGPIPPQVRRDIRWITDINQGRRAFTPAEREHLVRLYDGNLAFADQEVGALRKALEAEGLWERTVVIVAADHGEGLQEHGWIGHNVQVYDESVHVPLIVRFPGGRGPRGRRIPVFVDLLDLAPTIADVFGVLGGGGSEQAFQGQSLLPVLEGAPGKPLVLSRSVWDRPRYAIRDPRFAFLYDTRTGEEALYERGADAGETRDIGAQQPVRAAYYRQELQHWIVRLGQRRGAGAVAVKPTRELCENLLSLGYVVAECK; translated from the coding sequence GTGATCCGCCGCTTTTCGCGCGCGGCCCTGGCCGCGCCCCTCCTCGCCTTCCTCATCGGCTGTCCCTTCAGCCCCAAGCGGGTGGCCTACGATCTGGCCGAGCGTACGGGGGTGGCCGAGCGCTGGTCGGCCCGAGAGGTGCTGCTCTTCGGAACGCCGGGGGCGGGGCCGCAGGAAGCGGAGGGCTTCTACCGGGAGGCGGGAGGCGGGGGAGAGACGTTCCTCTGGGCCAAGGGGGAGGCCGAGATTGCTTTCCAATGGCGGGAGGCGTTCCCCCGGGAGGCCATTCTGGACCTCGCCCCTTACCGGGGACTGAAGGCGCAGAGCGCGGAGGTCCGGCTGAACGGAAAGCCGGTGGGGCGCCTGATCCTGAACGACGAGCGCTACCGCTATCGGGTTGCCCTGCCCGCGGAGGCCCAGCGCATCGGTGAGAACCGCCTGGGCTTCCTGTTCGCCGCCACCGGATCCCCTTCCGCCGCCGACCCCAGAAACGCCGACCGGCGGCAGCTTGCCGCCGCTTTCTACAGCCTGACCGTGGGCCGGGCCGGCGACCCGACGCTCGAGGACCTGCTCGGCCGTGATGCCCCGCGGCCCTTCTCCGTCACCCTCGTCCAGGGCGCGCCCTCCTTGACCCTCGTCGGCCCGAGCCTGGTCCGCTTCGCCATCCGCTTGCCCCCGGCGGCGGAACTGCGGTTCACCCCCGACCTGCACCCGGGGGCGCGGGCGGCCGCGGGGGCGGCCTCCTTCAAGGTCACCTTCGAGGACCAGGAACAAGGGGGGAGGGAGAGGGTGATCTGGAGCCGGGTGATCTCGGCCCGCGAACCGAGGGCCCGGGAGGTCGTACTGGGTCTCCCCGGGGCCCCGGGGGACATCGTGCGCCTCGGGTTGCAGGTCGGACCCGCCCCCGCCGAGCGGTTCGCCTGGGGAGTGTGGCGTGCGCCGCGCGTGCTCGGCCGAGGCCAAGCGGACTCGCTGCTGGCGAAGGCCCCCCCCTCGAGCGAAGAGGGGGGCGGGGCCGAGTCCCTCCGCCGGTCGCTGGCCGGCTGCAATGTCCTCCTCGTGATCCTGGATGCCGCGCGGGCCCGCGAGTTCGGGGCCTACGGCTACGCCCGACCCACCACGCCCGAGATCGACCGCATCGCGTCCGAAGGGACCGTCTTCGAGAACGCCTTCACCCCCGCCGCCTACACGCTGGGCGCCATGGCTTCGGTCTGGACGTCGCAATACCCGGACCGGCATCACAGCGAGGTGTCCTTCTCCGCCCGCTTGCCCCAGGACCGGCTGACCCTGGCCGAGCTGCTGTCCGCCCGGGGAATCTTCAGCGCCGCTTTCGTGGCCAACGCCGTGGCGGGGGCGGGCTTCGGCTTCGACCGGGGCTTCTCCGAGTTCCACGAAGTGTTCCGGGATCTGGGCAGTGGCGCGGAGGTGTTCCGACGGGCGGTGCCGCCCTTCCTGGCCGCCCACCGGGACTCCCGATTCTTCGCCTACCTCCATTTTAGGGAGCCCCATTTCCCGTACGACCCCCCGCCTCCTTTCGACACCCGGTTCGGCCCCGAGGGCCCCATTCCCCCCCAAGTCCGCCGTGACATCCGCTGGATCACGGACATCAATCAAGGTCGGCGCGCTTTCACCCCCGCGGAGCGAGAGCACCTGGTGCGGCTCTACGACGGCAACCTGGCCTTCGCGGATCAGGAGGTGGGAGCGTTGCGGAAGGCGCTGGAGGCGGAAGGGCTCTGGGAGCGGACGGTGGTGATCGTGGCCGCGGACCACGGGGAGGGCCTCCAGGAGCACGGCTGGATCGGCCACAACGTGCAGGTATACGACGAGAGCGTCCATGTGCCCCTCATCGTGCGCTTCCCCGGGGGCCGCGGCCCAAGGGGGCGGCGTATCCCTGTCTTCGTGGACCTCCTCGACCTCGCGCCCACCATCGCCGACGTCTTCGGCGTGCTCGGCGGGGGAGGATCCGAGCAAGCCTTCCAGGGCCAGAGCCTGCTCCCGGTTCTGGAGGGGGCGCCCGGCAAACCCCTCGTCCTCTCCCGCTCCGTCTGGGACCGCCCACGCTACGCGATCCGCGATCCGCGCTTCGCCTTCCTCTACGACACGCGCACCGGGGAGGAGGCCCTGTACGAGCGGGGAGCGGACGCGGGCGAGACCCGCGACATCGGGGCCCAGCAGCCCGTGCGCGCCGCCTACTACCGCCAGGAGCTGCAGCACTGGATCGTCCGCCTCGGTCAGCGGCGCGGGGCGGGAGCGGTGGCCGTGAAGCCCACGCGGGAGCTGTGCGAAAACCTGCTCAGCCTCGGGTACGTCGTGGCGGAGTGCAAATAG
- the metG gene encoding methionine--tRNA ligase: MSSYYVTTPIYYVNDVPHVGHAYTTIAADAVTRARRLRDLDAFFLTGTDEHGQNIERIAREKGLPTQDYCNIIAGRFKALWKRLDIEYDDFIRTTDSIHKRGFLKLWAALRKAKGPDGRDAVYKGKYAGWYCPRCEDFKTEDELKQPGNVCPIHELPCEWTEEENWFFRLSAYEGWLQQMIEGEKPRLHIDPAGRRNEVLSVIRQGLQDVSISRARVKWGIPVPDEPGHVFYVWMDALANYITALGFGEEEPARRENYVRYWEGKGERFHLVGKEIIRFHCLYWPAMLHAAGLPPPNRIFAHGFLTKNGRKLSKTTGNVIDPEALVDQNGPDPVRYFLLREGSFGQDWDFTDAAFLSRYNADLANDLGNLVSRALTMVERYCGGRVPAKPVNRHPIPGEPRVALAQGIGELFEDDPPLDAATPGLRRKVLDGYEALDFAGALSEVWSWVSQLNQAIVQQSPWEMAKDPSRRRDLEAFLYRLLEAIRVVAVCASPVIPRAAGRIFRMLGLDRQPGPEDLASWGLLAAGSPLGPIEPLFPRLDKKTNKEETVSVTPPPDPNLPLPGDKIDITDFAKVELRAAEVKEAERIAGSKKLVRLQVDLGGETRQVVAGIAESYEPAALVGKKVVLVTNLKPARLMGVESNGMVLAASLDGRAVLCTFDADVAPGTKVK; encoded by the coding sequence ATGAGCTCGTACTACGTGACTACCCCGATCTACTACGTCAACGACGTGCCCCACGTGGGCCACGCCTATACGACGATCGCAGCCGACGCCGTCACCAGGGCCCGCCGCCTCCGCGATCTCGACGCGTTCTTTCTCACCGGGACCGACGAGCACGGCCAGAACATCGAGCGCATCGCCCGCGAGAAGGGGCTGCCCACCCAGGACTATTGCAACATCATCGCCGGGCGGTTCAAGGCCCTCTGGAAGCGCCTGGACATCGAATACGACGACTTCATCCGAACCACCGACTCCATTCACAAGCGGGGCTTCCTCAAACTGTGGGCCGCGCTCCGCAAGGCGAAGGGCCCCGACGGTCGCGACGCCGTCTATAAGGGCAAGTACGCGGGCTGGTACTGCCCCCGCTGCGAGGACTTCAAGACCGAGGACGAGCTGAAGCAGCCGGGAAACGTCTGTCCGATCCACGAGCTACCCTGCGAATGGACGGAGGAGGAGAACTGGTTCTTCCGGCTCTCCGCCTATGAGGGCTGGCTCCAGCAGATGATCGAGGGCGAGAAACCGCGCCTGCACATCGATCCCGCGGGCCGGCGCAACGAGGTGCTCTCCGTCATCCGGCAGGGACTCCAGGACGTCAGCATCAGCCGCGCGCGGGTGAAGTGGGGAATCCCGGTGCCCGACGAGCCCGGCCACGTCTTCTACGTCTGGATGGATGCCCTGGCCAACTACATCACCGCCCTGGGCTTCGGGGAGGAGGAGCCCGCGCGGCGGGAGAACTACGTAAGGTACTGGGAGGGCAAAGGCGAGCGCTTCCACCTGGTGGGGAAAGAGATCATCCGCTTCCACTGCCTGTACTGGCCGGCCATGCTTCATGCGGCCGGCCTCCCCCCGCCCAACCGGATCTTCGCCCACGGCTTTTTGACCAAGAACGGGAGGAAGCTCAGCAAGACGACGGGCAACGTCATCGACCCCGAGGCCCTGGTGGACCAGAACGGCCCCGACCCGGTGCGCTATTTCCTGCTGCGCGAGGGCTCGTTCGGCCAGGACTGGGACTTCACGGACGCGGCCTTCCTGAGCCGGTACAACGCGGATCTGGCCAACGACCTCGGGAACCTGGTCTCGCGGGCCCTGACCATGGTCGAGCGGTATTGCGGGGGCCGAGTACCCGCGAAGCCGGTCAATCGCCATCCGATCCCCGGGGAACCCCGGGTCGCGCTCGCCCAGGGAATAGGGGAGCTCTTCGAGGATGATCCCCCCCTCGACGCGGCCACGCCCGGACTACGAAGGAAGGTCCTGGACGGCTACGAAGCACTCGACTTCGCGGGGGCACTGTCCGAAGTCTGGAGCTGGGTGTCGCAGCTCAACCAGGCGATAGTCCAGCAGTCTCCCTGGGAGATGGCCAAGGATCCGTCCCGCCGCCGCGACCTCGAGGCCTTCCTCTACCGCCTCCTGGAGGCCATCCGCGTGGTCGCCGTCTGCGCATCTCCCGTCATCCCCCGCGCGGCGGGCCGGATTTTCCGCATGCTGGGCCTCGATCGGCAGCCCGGGCCAGAGGACCTGGCCTCCTGGGGTCTGCTCGCCGCGGGCTCCCCGCTCGGCCCCATCGAGCCCCTTTTCCCACGCCTCGACAAGAAGACGAACAAGGAGGAGACCGTGTCCGTGACCCCCCCGCCCGACCCCAACCTCCCCCTCCCGGGAGACAAGATCGATATCACCGACTTCGCCAAGGTCGAGCTGCGCGCGGCCGAGGTCAAGGAAGCGGAGAGAATCGCGGGCTCGAAGAAGCTCGTGAGACTCCAAGTGGATCTCGGGGGCGAGACCCGTCAGGTGGTGGCGGGCATCGCGGAGAGCTACGAGCCGGCGGCGCTCGTGGGCAAGAAGGTGGTCCTGGTCACTAACCTGAAGCCGGCCCGGCTGATGGGCGTCGAGTCCAACGGCATGGTCCTGGCCGCCTCCCTGGACGGCCGGGCCGTGCTCTGCACGTTCGACGCCGACGTGGCCCCCGGGACCAAGGTGAAGTGA
- the larC gene encoding nickel pincer cofactor biosynthesis protein LarC — protein MSRIVYFDCASGASGDMLLGALVDLGLPLDRLRAELARVPLAGYGVEAHRVHRAGLHATKVEVRVEAPAGSGHRGLREILGLIERSDLEGAVKERAAGLFRRLATAEATVHGTEPEKVHFHEIGAIDSIVDIVGGVVGLAWLRADRYLSSPLNVGTGSVTMSHGTFPVPPPATAHLLKGVPVYGAGEGELLTPTGALLVTDYASAYGPLPLMRPSGIGHGAGSRETPGRPNVLRLLVGEEGAGATADLVLVLETEIDDMSPQLLGPLGERLLGGGALDVYFTPIQMKKGRPGILVTVLADPERREALEEILFAETTTLGVRRQAWERTVLDREVVSVSTPYGAIGVKVGRRGGRVYNAQPEFEDCQRAARAGEVPLKEVWAAALAAYRGGSPRSS, from the coding sequence ATGAGCCGAATCGTCTACTTCGATTGTGCATCCGGGGCCTCCGGTGACATGTTGCTGGGAGCGCTCGTGGACCTGGGGCTGCCCTTGGATCGGCTGCGCGCCGAGCTGGCCCGGGTCCCCCTCGCGGGCTATGGGGTCGAGGCGCACCGCGTCCACCGCGCGGGGCTGCATGCCACCAAGGTGGAGGTGCGCGTTGAGGCGCCGGCGGGATCCGGCCATCGCGGCCTGCGGGAGATTCTTGGTCTCATCGAGCGGAGTGACCTCGAAGGGGCGGTGAAGGAGCGCGCGGCCGGCCTCTTTCGCCGGCTGGCCACGGCGGAAGCGACCGTCCACGGTACGGAGCCCGAAAAGGTCCACTTTCACGAGATAGGCGCCATCGACTCGATCGTGGACATCGTGGGCGGGGTCGTCGGCCTGGCCTGGCTGCGGGCCGACCGCTACCTGTCCTCGCCCCTGAATGTGGGCACGGGCTCGGTCACGATGTCCCACGGCACCTTTCCCGTCCCGCCCCCCGCCACCGCTCACCTCCTCAAAGGCGTTCCTGTCTACGGGGCGGGAGAGGGGGAGCTGCTCACGCCCACCGGCGCCCTCCTCGTCACGGACTACGCGAGCGCCTACGGACCTCTGCCCCTCATGAGGCCCTCGGGGATCGGCCACGGCGCCGGGTCCCGCGAGACCCCCGGGCGGCCCAATGTCCTGCGGCTCCTGGTGGGGGAGGAGGGAGCGGGGGCGACGGCGGACCTCGTCCTGGTGCTGGAGACGGAGATCGACGACATGTCGCCCCAGCTCTTGGGCCCGCTGGGGGAGCGGCTCCTGGGCGGGGGAGCCCTGGATGTCTACTTCACGCCCATCCAGATGAAGAAGGGCCGCCCGGGTATCCTCGTGACCGTCCTCGCCGATCCCGAGCGGCGGGAGGCCCTGGAGGAGATCCTCTTCGCGGAGACGACCACTTTGGGCGTACGCCGCCAGGCCTGGGAGCGGACGGTACTCGACCGTGAGGTCGTGTCCGTGAGCACGCCCTACGGAGCGATCGGCGTCAAGGTGGGTCGCCGCGGGGGGAGGGTCTACAACGCCCAGCCCGAGTTCGAGGACTGCCAGCGGGCGGCCCGGGCGGGGGAGGTGCCCCTGAAGGAGGTCTGGGCGGCGGCCTTGGCCGCCTACCGGGGCGGGAGCCCGAGGTCTTCATGA
- the radC gene encoding DNA repair protein RadC, which yields MSEGADTESGPRRLKDLPPEERPRERLARHGASALSSRELLALLVSTGSRGASALDLADGVLGAGLHELASRSLGELERARGLGRAKAARVLAAFELGARLASDGRSPGPAFRTPEDSARYLLPRYGTRPVETFGLLALDVRHKLKREAVISVGCLTSSLVHPREVFQEAILARAAALILFHNHPSGDPEPSTEDVALTRRLSAAGELMGIEVLDHLVLGAGRFVSLKERGAL from the coding sequence ATGAGCGAGGGGGCGGATACGGAGTCGGGCCCGCGGCGGCTGAAGGACCTGCCCCCGGAAGAACGTCCGCGGGAACGGCTAGCGCGCCACGGCGCCTCGGCCCTGTCGAGCCGGGAGCTCCTGGCCCTTCTGGTCAGCACGGGGTCGCGGGGGGCCTCCGCCCTCGACCTTGCGGACGGCGTCCTGGGGGCGGGACTTCATGAGCTGGCCTCACGCTCGCTGGGGGAGCTGGAGCGAGCGCGCGGCCTGGGCCGGGCCAAGGCGGCCCGCGTGCTCGCCGCCTTCGAGCTGGGGGCTCGCCTCGCCAGCGACGGTCGCTCGCCGGGGCCGGCGTTCCGCACGCCAGAGGATTCGGCGCGCTACCTGCTGCCGCGCTATGGCACCCGCCCCGTGGAGACCTTCGGGCTCCTGGCCCTGGACGTGCGCCACAAGCTGAAGCGGGAGGCCGTGATCTCGGTAGGGTGCCTCACCTCCAGCCTGGTCCACCCCCGCGAGGTCTTCCAGGAGGCGATTTTGGCGCGGGCCGCGGCGCTCATCCTTTTCCACAACCATCCCTCGGGCGACCCCGAGCCGTCGACCGAGGATGTGGCCCTGACCCGCCGCCTGAGCGCGGCAGGCGAGCTCATGGGAATAGAGGTTCTCGACCACTTGGTCCTGGGAGCGGGCCGCTTCGTGAGCTTGAAGGAAAGAGGAGCGCTGTGA
- a CDS encoding type II CAAX endopeptidase family protein, translating to MGAPRSDRSPDALPGLWALAVAVAGTVAMWKGMVYGRGLGLDLRQTLLVGELLLVGPGLLALALARLPLVASLHLNPGGRRTTLLAVAGGGVFWGTSYGLLELQNAFWPPAPGYLEGFRRLLEALRPTGPLDWAFSLAAIAVAPAVAEEVLSRGIVLPSLRGPLGDGGAVAASAVVFGLMHLDPYRLPFTVMMGLALGTLRVRTGSLVPGILAHATLNALTFTAAPFLDDAAQAVPDPRPLLGAAVLLVGGALSVLLITRFPLTPTQPPPKLSP from the coding sequence ATGGGCGCACCCAGGTCCGATCGCTCCCCCGACGCGCTTCCCGGCCTCTGGGCTCTGGCCGTGGCCGTCGCGGGGACGGTCGCCATGTGGAAAGGGATGGTTTACGGGCGAGGTCTGGGCCTCGACCTCCGTCAAACGCTCCTCGTTGGCGAGCTGCTTCTCGTGGGCCCGGGGCTCTTGGCCTTGGCCTTAGCCCGCCTGCCCCTCGTCGCCTCTCTCCACCTGAACCCCGGGGGTCGCCGGACGACGCTTCTCGCCGTTGCCGGCGGGGGCGTTTTCTGGGGCACGAGCTACGGCCTGCTCGAGCTGCAGAACGCCTTCTGGCCTCCCGCCCCCGGCTACCTTGAAGGCTTCCGGCGACTGCTCGAGGCCCTCCGGCCCACGGGACCCCTCGATTGGGCCTTCTCCCTGGCCGCGATTGCGGTAGCCCCCGCCGTGGCCGAGGAGGTGCTGAGCCGCGGCATCGTCCTCCCTTCCCTCCGCGGGCCCCTCGGGGATGGCGGCGCGGTGGCGGCCTCCGCGGTGGTCTTCGGCCTCATGCACCTCGATCCCTACCGCCTCCCCTTCACCGTCATGATGGGCCTCGCCTTGGGCACCCTGCGCGTGCGGACCGGCTCGCTCGTCCCCGGGATCCTCGCCCACGCCACCCTCAATGCCCTGACCTTCACCGCCGCCCCCTTTCTGGACGACGCGGCCCAGGCGGTCCCCGACCCGCGCCCGCTCCTGGGCGCGGCCGTGCTCCTCGTGGGGGGCGCCCTCTCCGTACTCTTGATTACCCGCTTTCCGTTGACTCCGACCCAGCCCCCGCCTAAACTCTCGCCATGA